One genomic region from Rubinisphaera margarita encodes:
- a CDS encoding rhomboid family intramembrane serine protease: MIPLHDTVPSRSTPFINYLLIIICAVVFFQQITGEGSGTNLVERYGMIPARLINPGAEVTLEEYQPAPGGRPGEYEIVSRPAAPSAVPPILTLITCMFLHGGWMHFLGNMLFLFIFGDNVEDCFGHFGYLLFYLGTGVLAGLAHFASMPGSTMPTIGASGAIAGVMGGYFVLYPHSKVVALVPLFIIFFTVRLPAQVFLGIWILFQLLQGSFAPGGTEASGVAWWAHIGGFAAGFIVVVVLKNAHLIRQPIPEPPTYEF; encoded by the coding sequence ATGATTCCACTTCACGATACCGTGCCTTCCCGAAGCACTCCGTTCATTAACTATCTGCTGATCATCATCTGTGCGGTCGTCTTTTTTCAGCAGATCACGGGAGAGGGATCCGGCACCAATCTGGTGGAACGTTATGGGATGATTCCCGCCAGGCTGATCAATCCGGGAGCGGAAGTCACCCTTGAAGAGTACCAGCCGGCTCCCGGCGGACGGCCGGGCGAATATGAGATCGTCTCCCGACCTGCCGCTCCTTCAGCCGTTCCTCCGATTCTCACGTTGATCACGTGCATGTTTCTCCACGGCGGCTGGATGCACTTCCTGGGCAACATGCTGTTCCTGTTTATCTTCGGAGACAACGTGGAAGACTGCTTTGGACACTTCGGCTATCTGCTGTTCTATCTGGGAACGGGGGTCCTGGCCGGACTGGCGCACTTCGCAAGCATGCCGGGGTCCACCATGCCGACCATTGGAGCCAGCGGGGCCATTGCGGGAGTGATGGGAGGCTATTTTGTGCTCTATCCGCACTCGAAAGTGGTGGCCCTGGTGCCCCTTTTTATCATCTTCTTCACCGTACGGCTGCCCGCGCAGGTATTTCTGGGGATCTGGATTCTGTTCCAGTTGCTGCAGGGCTCGTTTGCTCCGGGAGGAACCGAAGCCAGTGGCGTCGCCTGGTGGGCCCATATCGGCGGTTTCGCAGCTGGATTCATTGTGGTCGTCGTTCTGAAGAACGCCCACCTCATCCGCCAGCCGATCCCCGAGCCACCAACTTATGAGTTCTGA
- a CDS encoding type B 50S ribosomal protein L31: MQKDIHPDYHSVVFMDTGSGDKFLTRSTMKSKETVKWEDGNEYPLVKVDISAYSHPFFTGQMKYVDTAGRVEKFQKKYNWAQRGKKA; the protein is encoded by the coding sequence ATGCAAAAAGACATTCATCCTGATTACCATTCCGTCGTCTTCATGGATACCGGTTCAGGCGATAAGTTCCTGACCCGTTCGACGATGAAGTCGAAGGAAACCGTGAAGTGGGAAGACGGGAACGAGTATCCCCTGGTGAAGGTCGATATCAGTGCCTACTCCCATCCATTCTTCACCGGCCAGATGAAGTACGTCGATACCGCCGGTCGCGTCGAGAAGTTCCAGAAGAAGTACAACTGGGCTCAGCGAGGAAAGAAGGCTTAG